The DNA sequence ATAAAGACGGGAAATTTTTGAGCGAAACAAATTTATCCTGGGTGTCTACTAATTTATTCGACGGTAGTATAGCGATGTCAGCACCCGGGAATTATGAAATAGTCGTGTATGCATTTGATCCCAAGACCGGAAATACCGGAGTGGATAAAATAAATTATGTGGTCTATTAATAAATAATAAACAGGATAGAAGCCATTTTCAATGTGTGAAAAGAAAATGGCCATTGCTCTATTGCTGAAAGTGAAAACAATGTCTGGAGCACAAAATGGTTCTCATTATAAAAACAATTTATATTTTCTGACCGTTCTTTTGGAATAATAAAGTATAGAAAACTCTGTTTTACATAAAATTAATATATAGTTGTAGTATAGTTTATTTGCTTTTTTTAACCATTATACGCGGTCGATAAAACATTACGAAAAGGGTATAAAAGAAAGGTAGCTTTTTGTAATAGTAACCTTTATGGCATGATAATAGGTTGATTATTAATATTAACCAAATCAATTACAAAATGAAATCTGATACTAAATTAAAAAAGAGCATAAGAGGAAAGACTGTCGTGATTACCGGAGGAAGTAGTGGAGTTGGGAAAGCGACTGCTGAAGCTTTTGCTTTGGAAGGATGTAATATTGTGGTAGCGGCCAGAGGTAAAGAAGCACTGGACGAAACAGTAAGCCTTTGCAGAGATCTTGGAGTTGCTGTATTAGGGGTGCCTACAGATGTTTCAAAAGCTGATGAAGTGGCTCATCTCGCAGAAAAAGCTATACAATTTAATGGAAGAATTGATATCTGGGTGAATAATGCAGGGGTTATGGCCAGTGGAAAGTTTGAAGAAATCCCTATGGAACTCAATGAGCAGGTCATAAAAACCAATTTATTCGGGTATATGCATGGAGCTTACAGTGCTCTCCCTATTTTTAAAAAACAACAGGAGGGAATTTTAATTAATAATGTATCGATTGGTGGGTTTATGCCGGCACCATACAGTGCAGTATATTCATCCACAAAATTTGGAATTCGTGGGATGATGGATTGTCTTCAGGGAGAAATTTCCGATTTCCCGGATATTCATATATGTAATATTTATCCACAGATTCAAAGGTCTACAGGGAATATGCATTCTGCAAAATATTCAGGACTGGATTTTAAAATACCACCATTTGCGGCAGATCCCAGAGACACAGCTGCAAAAATTGTAGAATTGGCTAAAAATCCAAGAAAAGATTTGTTTCCCGATTTTACCTCATTACTTCTCAAAAATGTTTATGGGCTATTTCCAAAACCCATCATTAATATGGCTTCAGCAGGAATGCGAATGGTCATGAAAGTGAAAAATGCACCTCCCGATTCAGGAAATATTTTACAGCCCTCTTCCGAACCTCACCGGATTTATGGAAAAACGATATTACCTGTCCCTTCAAAAAAGACAAAAATAGCTATTGCGGCAGGATTAGGTCTAGGACTTGCTTATATGATATTGAAGACCAGCACAGGAAGTAAACAAATAAAAAAAGCATAAAAAGCGATATTCAGCAATTATAGGGATAAATCTATAATTATCCACTCCTTTCATTTCACTGGCTCCTCTTAAATTCATACTTTTACATCGCATGATTGACACTGAAATTATGAATTTTAACGGATCCGGATTTTCAGAATATATAAAAATACTTGAACGGTTTACCGGGTTGGAATGGATTGGATTCAGCCTGGTTGTTAATATTGCTTTGTTTCTGTTTTCAATTGGACTCTATTTTTTTATTGAGAAAACCTGTCCTAAAAAAAAGATACAGGACTTCAGCCATCCCATTACAAGGTCCGATTTTTATCTGAGCCTTCTTACCGTCTTTTGCAACTGTCTTGTCATGTTGTTGGGTGTTTTCTTATGGAAAAACAGATGGATTGAGCTCGGGGATCATCTTTCACCGGTTTCAATTTTTTTTGAAGTGGTTATTTTAATACTACTGATGGACTTTTGTATGTACCTTTTTCATTATGCAGCACATATGCCCTTTGTGTATAAAAGATTGCACGGTAAACATCATGAACATGTACATACTAATTTTTTAAGTCTTTTTGTGTTACATCCTGTAGAGACGATAGGATTTGGATTAATGATATTAGCCCTATTGGTTGGTTATGATTTTTCTGTAATTTCGATTACAACGTATCTTTTTATTAATCTGGTTTGGGGGACAATCGGTCATTTAAATAAAGAATTTTTTCCACCACAATTTGACCGGTATTTTGTAGGGACCACACAATTTCACAATCAGCATCATTTGGATGAAACTAAAAATTTTGGTTTCTATACCTCTATCTGGGACAGAATATTCAAGACATACAAAAAGTGAGAATTGCTCCTGTCTAGGCTAATTTTTTAAAACTTTGCAGGGTATCAATAACCCCTTCAAAATTTTCATTCTTAAAAATTCCCGATTCGTAAACTCTTTCGAATGTTTCTGCTGTTCCGGAAGCTATTATACCTGGCAGATTTTCACTTTTCAACATCTGGGTAAGACCTTTCATCTCATCAATTCTCCTGAAAATATGTTGTGGATAAGTAGGAGTTGTTTTCATTAGATCTTTGTAGGTTCCGGGTAGAAATTCCTGAAGACTGTCATTCAGTTCATCCAGAATACCGAAATGGGCAGCAGCGGTCATCGTTTCAAAAAATAATGCATTCATCCCTTTATTGACCATAGAAAATAAGAGTTTGTAAGCGGATGCTGCTTCTGTTTTTTCTCCGGCATCTTTTATTTTGAATACAGTAGAAAAAACATCCAGAAAAATATTTCGATACGTACCACTTACGATTAATGTTGCATGATCAGGAATATCTTTTGAAGCTCCCATCACAGCACCATTTACAAATTTAATATTCTTTGCTGAAAACAGTTTTTCAAGGTTCAGGGCAACTTCAGGAGTATTAGAATTCAAATCTATAAAAACTGGACGGTTATCAGTGTTTTCCAGGCAAGAAATAGTGTTTTCCGCAATTTCAAGACTTCCCTCCGGACTGGTAAGAGAAAGAATAATATCTGCCTGCTCAACTATATTTTGCAAAGAGCCAACATCTTCGATTCCAATGCTTTTGATATTTTCCAAAGTTCTTGCTGACCTTCCGTTCCCCGCAGTGATTACTTTGTAATTATTTTTAATAAGTGCTTTGGCGATCTGTGTTCCCATATCTCCGGGAAAAAGAATAGCTATAATAGGTTGAATGGGCATTGTTATTATTTTTACTGTTAAAAACTCCTGAATAGATTTCAATGGTTTTTCTTTTACAAATCTCTTTAAAATTTTTCGATCTGTAAAGCTCATTATTTCGATCACATCAATTGGTAAAACCGATTAGTATTTTTAAAGATCAATATAGGAAGAGTACTCATTCCTATATTGATCTTTAAGCGGATAGTATTTTAAACCTGTCTTTTTTCTATAACAGGAATATTGGTAATTACTTTCCATTGGTCATTCTCCTTTACACAAATGATAGTAGAGGTAAACCGGAGAACTTCACTCTCCAAAGTCAACTTTGCAATGGCAATATTTCCCTTTTCTTCAATAGAATCATAGGAAATAGTTCTGGGCTTACCACCAAACGTTTTACTTCGGATATGTTCTATATATTGCTCTTTGGAAATAATGAAAATACCTTGCTGATCGAAAAATCCGTCCTGGATATTTTGATAGTCTTTGTGAAGGATTTCTTCCATTAGTTTTGTATCACTATGATCTCCGGCTTTAATAAAGCTTTCAATGGCTTGTTGTATGTGCTGCATATTCCTGATGATTAAAATATTGATTAATATGATTTCTCTGTTGTTCCATTTTCAGTGAAGCCTCTTCAGGATCGATCATTCCGTCCATTGGAAAATAACCGATTTCTATCACTCCTAGCTGATTCAAAATACGGGTGATCTGGGTTTCAAGAGGATTTTTTTCCTGTGTGGCGGGCTGTAATATACCCATAACAGAAATAATAGATGCTTTTTTATCCAGTAGCAATCCTCTTATTCCGGTGGCATCATAGGCAAATGTCTTTTTCGTCCGGACAACAAGATCAAAATAAGCTTTTAATGAAGAAGGAATTCCGTAATTATACATTGGGCAGTTAATAAGGATTTCATCACTGGCATGCAATTCCTCTATTAAGAGATCTGATAATTCCAGTTGTTCAGAATGAAGGGTTTCATCAAAAAAACCATTCACTGTTTCCTGCGTCAGATGGGGAGTAGGCTGTAAGGTAACATCTCTTGTAATAATCTTTCCATCCGCATGTTTTGTTTTCCATCGTTCCTCAAAATAGTCTCCCATTAAACGGGAATAAGAATCATTCATTCTAAGGCTGCTGTCAATACGAAGTAGTGTTGTCATGTTGATTTTTCTTTAAAGACAAACTACTTTTTTAAAACGTGACGCCTAAACCAATTTTTTTAATTTTTCAGGATCTACAATAGAATAAATTTCCCGGATCATCCCCTCATGATCAACATCCAGAATATGGCAGTTGTAAACATGGTTTTCCCGCCAGAAGCAGATAGCCGGCTGATGATTGAAAATATGGAAAGTATAGGGCTTATGATGAAGAAACTGTTGCTGGACGTAGGCTAAAAGAGTCGCGGTAGCTGATTTGCCTACTTCCACTGCTTTTATTACCCTTACACGTTGCCCGCCGTCAGCCGAAAGCCTGATATCGTTCAATAAAAGTTCTTCAAGCATCGGAATACTGCCTTCGCTCAGTGCCTTTTGATATTTGCTGAGGGTTTCCTGATGGACTGGAGAGTCAATATGGTCCGGATTATACTGTATATCCTGAAGCTGTTTGCTTGCTCTGCTCAGTAACTTTCGTGAATTTTCAATGCTAATGTCAAGGAATTCGGCAATTTCCTGATGCGAATAATCAAAGCCTTGTTTCAAAATGTACACGGCGCGTTCTTTACCACTCAATCGTTCTAACAGTACAAGTAAGGTATAACGCGCGGTTTGTTCTTTAATAAGTTTAGTTTCCGCATTTTCCAGAGATAATGGTTCAGGAAGCCATTCGCCGTACACCAATTTTTTTGAATGCCTGTTTTTAAAATTAATGGCATGGTTGATTGTACTTTTAATTAAAAAGTTTTTTTCATTCCGGATTTCAGTTTTGTCTAATGAAATATATTTTTCCAATACATCCTGAACAAGATCTTGAGCATCATCGTAAGAACCTGTAATATTATAGGCGTACGTTAATAATTGACGATAATTTTCCTGCATGTCATTTCTTTTTAAGACCCTTACCATGTGAAAAACGTGACCATTTTTTTTAATTAAATGGTAAAAAAAGTAAAAGTAGTATTTTTATACTTTCGAAGCTATCAACAATGTCGGATCTATTAAGAATACATATTGAAAAAATCGTTTCCCTGAACGATGAAGAGTTTGCTGTGGTATCCTCTTATTTTACAAGGAAAAAATATAAAAAACACCAGTTTTTAATACAGGAAGGAGAGGCGGTAGTCTATAATTATTTTGTATTGAAAGGACTTTTAAAACTGGTTTATACAGATAATACAGATAAAAGTCATATTGTGGGATTCGCTATGGAAGACTGGTGGGAGAGTGACTTCCGTGCTTTTTATACGCAATCCAAAGCAACCATGTCACTGGAATGCGTTGAAGATACTGAAGTTTTATGTCTTGCCCTGGATGACTACAGGAAATTATGCAATGCCATTCCAAAGATCGAACGTTTCTTTCTTGAAAAAGCATATTTTGGATTTATAGCGGCACAACAACGCATCATTTCTACCATGACCTCCAGTACAAAAGAAAGATACGACCAATTACTTGAGCAGCATCCTGCATTAGTTCAGCGTGTTCCAAAATCTCTTTTGGCTGCCTATCTTGGTGTTTCAAGAGAAACATTGAGCCGCCTTTCTCCATAAGTGTGTGATCTTCCTCACTCCATAATCGTGATAGAGATCAAGAGATAGGTCAAGGGATAAATGCCAACTTTGCTCTATTAATTTGATATAGTCAAAACAATGGAAAAAAGAACAATCAATCCTTGGGATTGGCAAAAAGAACGCAGCTATTCTCAGGCTGTAGAAGTAAAAAATGTTGAAAGTACTTTATACTGCTCAGGGCAGGCAGCTATTGATCCGGATGGAACATCAAGTAATAAGGATATGAAATCTCAGCTTGAGCAGGCAATTGCGAATCTGGAAGAAGTAGTCACAGCTGCCGGCTATGAATGTAATGGTATTGTAAGATTAAATATCTACACAACATCTACCAAAGAACTATGGCCTCATTTTCCTATTCTTCAGGAATGGATTGCCAGACATAATATTGAGCAGGCCGTTACCATGCTGGAGGTAACCGGATTATTTGAGACCCTAACTGTTGAGCTGGAGGCAACCGTTGTAAAATAATTTTTTGCAAAAAAATAAAACCTTCAAGCCAAAAACTTGAAGGTTTTTTATGCATCAGATTTTTGAATATTTTCAGAAATCTTTTTGCAAAGTGGAAATCAGGAGATCAGATTTCCCGTTATTGAAGAAAATTTATATGATAAGAACAGAAAAATGGTGGTGGCTACTAATATAGAACCCCCATGCTTTCAGCTGCAAAACCTGAAAGCTCTTCTATTTTTCCTTCTTTTATTTTTTTTACCCACTGATGGTCATTCAGTAATGCACGTCCTACTGCAACTAAATCAAAATCCTGTCTTTCCAGTCTGCGAAGCAATTCTGTAAGGTCAGATTTTTCTGAACTTTCACCTGCAAAAGCAGCCATAAAATCACCTTTAAGACCTACAGAACCAACAGTAATCGTAGGCTGACCGGTTAATTTCTTAGCCCATCCAGCAAAATTAAGATCCGAACCTTCAAATTCTGGTTCCCAGAAACGGCGTTGTGAACAATGGAAAATATCTACCCCTGCTTCCTTCAACGGAAGTAACCAATCTTCCATTTCAGTAGGCGTTGTTGCCAATCTGCTTTTATAATCCTGCTGTTTCCATTGAGAAAGTCTGATGATGATCGTGAAATCTTCTCCTACAGCTGCTCTGATTGCTTTTACAACATCGACTGCAAACCGGGTTCTTTCTTTCACTGTTTTACCTCCATACTCATCAGTTCTTGTATTTGTTACTTCCCATAAGAACTGATCGATAAGATAACCGTGGGCACCATGGATCTCAAGACAGTCAAAACCAAGATCTTTTGCGGATTTTGCTGAAGCAGCAAATTGTTTGATTGTATCTTCAATATCTGCAA is a window from the Chryseobacterium sp. T16E-39 genome containing:
- a CDS encoding SDR family oxidoreductase produces the protein MKSDTKLKKSIRGKTVVITGGSSGVGKATAEAFALEGCNIVVAARGKEALDETVSLCRDLGVAVLGVPTDVSKADEVAHLAEKAIQFNGRIDIWVNNAGVMASGKFEEIPMELNEQVIKTNLFGYMHGAYSALPIFKKQQEGILINNVSIGGFMPAPYSAVYSSTKFGIRGMMDCLQGEISDFPDIHICNIYPQIQRSTGNMHSAKYSGLDFKIPPFAADPRDTAAKIVELAKNPRKDLFPDFTSLLLKNVYGLFPKPIINMASAGMRMVMKVKNAPPDSGNILQPSSEPHRIYGKTILPVPSKKTKIAIAAGLGLGLAYMILKTSTGSKQIKKA
- a CDS encoding sterol desaturase family protein, with translation MNFNGSGFSEYIKILERFTGLEWIGFSLVVNIALFLFSIGLYFFIEKTCPKKKIQDFSHPITRSDFYLSLLTVFCNCLVMLLGVFLWKNRWIELGDHLSPVSIFFEVVILILLMDFCMYLFHYAAHMPFVYKRLHGKHHEHVHTNFLSLFVLHPVETIGFGLMILALLVGYDFSVISITTYLFINLVWGTIGHLNKEFFPPQFDRYFVGTTQFHNQHHLDETKNFGFYTSIWDRIFKTYKK
- a CDS encoding NAD(P)-dependent oxidoreductase, whose translation is MSFTDRKILKRFVKEKPLKSIQEFLTVKIITMPIQPIIAILFPGDMGTQIAKALIKNNYKVITAGNGRSARTLENIKSIGIEDVGSLQNIVEQADIILSLTSPEGSLEIAENTISCLENTDNRPVFIDLNSNTPEVALNLEKLFSAKNIKFVNGAVMGASKDIPDHATLIVSGTYRNIFLDVFSTVFKIKDAGEKTEAASAYKLLFSMVNKGMNALFFETMTAAAHFGILDELNDSLQEFLPGTYKDLMKTTPTYPQHIFRRIDEMKGLTQMLKSENLPGIIASGTAETFERVYESGIFKNENFEGVIDTLQSFKKLA
- a CDS encoding nuclear transport factor 2 family protein, yielding MQHIQQAIESFIKAGDHSDTKLMEEILHKDYQNIQDGFFDQQGIFIISKEQYIEHIRSKTFGGKPRTISYDSIEEKGNIAIAKLTLESEVLRFTSTIICVKENDQWKVITNIPVIEKRQV
- a CDS encoding FMN-dependent NADH-azoreductase, with translation MTTLLRIDSSLRMNDSYSRLMGDYFEERWKTKHADGKIITRDVTLQPTPHLTQETVNGFFDETLHSEQLELSDLLIEELHASDEILINCPMYNYGIPSSLKAYFDLVVRTKKTFAYDATGIRGLLLDKKASIISVMGILQPATQEKNPLETQITRILNQLGVIEIGYFPMDGMIDPEEASLKMEQQRNHINQYFNHQEYAAHTTSH
- a CDS encoding sigma-70 family RNA polymerase sigma factor; this encodes MQENYRQLLTYAYNITGSYDDAQDLVQDVLEKYISLDKTEIRNEKNFLIKSTINHAINFKNRHSKKLVYGEWLPEPLSLENAETKLIKEQTARYTLLVLLERLSGKERAVYILKQGFDYSHQEIAEFLDISIENSRKLLSRASKQLQDIQYNPDHIDSPVHQETLSKYQKALSEGSIPMLEELLLNDIRLSADGGQRVRVIKAVEVGKSATATLLAYVQQQFLHHKPYTFHIFNHQPAICFWRENHVYNCHILDVDHEGMIREIYSIVDPEKLKKLV
- a CDS encoding Crp/Fnr family transcriptional regulator — encoded protein: MSDLLRIHIEKIVSLNDEEFAVVSSYFTRKKYKKHQFLIQEGEAVVYNYFVLKGLLKLVYTDNTDKSHIVGFAMEDWWESDFRAFYTQSKATMSLECVEDTEVLCLALDDYRKLCNAIPKIERFFLEKAYFGFIAAQQRIISTMTSSTKERYDQLLEQHPALVQRVPKSLLAAYLGVSRETLSRLSP
- a CDS encoding RidA family protein → MEKRTINPWDWQKERSYSQAVEVKNVESTLYCSGQAAIDPDGTSSNKDMKSQLEQAIANLEEVVTAAGYECNGIVRLNIYTTSTKELWPHFPILQEWIARHNIEQAVTMLEVTGLFETLTVELEATVVK
- a CDS encoding NADH:flavin oxidoreductase — its product is MSTDALFSPFNYKNLQLKNRIVMAPMTRAQSANGVPTQQIADYYGRRAASEVGLILSEGTVINRPGSKNMQNIPDFYGNEALEGWKNVIDQVHHNGGKMGPQIWHVGDTRMSEDYPLVPMEKASTMSLADIEDTIKQFAASAKSAKDLGFDCLEIHGAHGYLIDQFLWEVTNTRTDEYGGKTVKERTRFAVDVVKAIRAAVGEDFTIIIRLSQWKQQDYKSRLATTPTEMEDWLLPLKEAGVDIFHCSQRRFWEPEFEGSDLNFAGWAKKLTGQPTITVGSVGLKGDFMAAFAGESSEKSDLTELLRRLERQDFDLVAVGRALLNDHQWVKKIKEGKIEELSGFAAESMGVLY